In a single window of the Prochlorococcus marinus CUG1415 genome:
- a CDS encoding NAD-dependent epimerase/dehydratase family protein: MKIIITGGNGFIGKNLIKYLKFYKYEIYSLSIDFNKENSKKAIEKIFKEFNPNYVIHLAGLAHNKDRDLLKTPNKIKNINTKYPVFLANICKYSNVKKFVYISTIGVHGEGSKNKLVNENTEYQPYNLYTISKMNAEKNIIKNLENSKTKYTVLRPSLVIGKNAPGNIASIKKLIKFRIPLPINGFNNKRNIIYVNDLCNLIHRCLINKKANNQIFVASGSKPLTILETFQEVAKIENLKLKSFLIPKELIFIFFYLIGKKNIINKFSLNLLIDSSKAKDLLDWNSQI, from the coding sequence ATGAAAATTATTATTACTGGTGGGAATGGTTTTATTGGGAAAAATCTCATTAAATATTTAAAATTTTATAAATATGAAATTTATAGTCTTTCAATTGACTTTAATAAAGAAAATTCCAAAAAAGCAATTGAGAAAATATTTAAAGAATTCAATCCAAATTATGTTATTCATTTAGCAGGATTAGCCCATAATAAAGATCGTGATTTATTAAAAACACCAAATAAAATCAAAAATATCAATACGAAATATCCAGTTTTTTTAGCTAATATTTGTAAATATAGTAATGTTAAAAAATTTGTATATATCAGTACTATAGGAGTTCATGGAGAAGGATCAAAAAATAAATTAGTTAATGAGAATACAGAATACCAACCTTATAACTTATATACAATTTCAAAGATGAATGCAGAAAAAAATATAATTAAAAATTTAGAAAATAGTAAAACCAAATATACTGTTTTGAGACCTTCTTTAGTCATAGGTAAAAATGCGCCTGGGAATATAGCATCTATAAAAAAATTAATTAAATTTAGAATACCTTTACCAATTAATGGATTTAATAATAAAAGAAATATTATTTACGTTAATGACTTATGCAATTTAATCCATAGATGTTTAATTAATAAAAAAGCTAATAATCAAATTTTTGTTGCTTCAGGATCAAAACCCTTGACAATATTAGAGACTTTCCAAGAGGTTGCAAAAATTGAGAATCTTAAACTAAAAAGTTTTTTAATACCAAAAGAATTAATTTTCATTTTTTTTTATTTAATTGGTAAAAAAAATATTATCAATAAATTTTCATTAAATTTATTGATAGATTCATCAAAAGCAAAAGACCTTTTAGATTGGAATTCTCAAATATAG
- the asnB gene encoding asparagine synthase (glutamine-hydrolyzing), whose translation MCGFFCSNNFNLSNKLLDKGLNSLRERGPNEKNIIIQDNIYFGHTRLSIRDLNKVNAQQPYKEKNTNFVIVYNGELWNTEYLTNYLSCKNKNLTEVELIIRLYKLLGTDSFKLLEGMFAFTLYDPYKKCLHIVRDFFGKKPIYYYTNNEYFYTASLTSTLFSLNIPKIIKDNLLQDIVVSRHIYDGIYKDIFELRPGSFGTYSLINRSIKIQNYFKQTDLISCKDYEMRSNSSKEEIKEELSELINNAIHKRKCEEVKSGIILSGGIDSSIISYYGKKNNFNSFLHLDSVDNSELKDAQNIAKKLSVKLSHDYIDKDKFFKFLKKTIQSWEYPLVHSNGVGIYLLAKMAKENGIKVLIGGEGADELFGGYYFYKSAYLLSKLPLFNNKLNNKISKFLDFSKFNIPFNSNSISNNFSKKLNNYMNCLSIFNEFLPFNEAKVQSLMLSDLNDYLQPLLSRADRLMMANGVELRMPYLDLDLASFAINLPLKHKINLVNNKIILKEKFKKIYPDIKIKKKTGFSIDYYKEWFRDYSNEAFEIVNSKFDCKFLLDYYKNEGRYDIILRIASLAYLV comes from the coding sequence ATGTGTGGTTTTTTTTGTTCTAATAATTTTAATTTATCAAACAAGTTATTAGATAAAGGCTTAAATTCTCTTAGAGAAAGGGGTCCAAATGAAAAGAATATTATTATCCAGGATAATATTTATTTTGGGCATACTCGATTAAGTATTAGAGATTTAAATAAAGTAAATGCTCAACAACCCTATAAAGAAAAAAATACAAACTTTGTGATCGTTTATAATGGAGAACTTTGGAATACAGAATATTTAACAAATTATCTTTCTTGCAAAAACAAAAACTTAACTGAGGTTGAGTTAATTATTAGACTATATAAGTTATTGGGCACGGACTCTTTTAAATTACTTGAAGGAATGTTTGCCTTTACTTTATATGATCCATATAAAAAATGTTTACATATTGTGAGAGACTTTTTTGGTAAAAAACCAATTTACTACTATACAAATAATGAATATTTCTACACTGCCTCTCTTACATCAACTCTATTTTCACTTAATATCCCTAAAATAATTAAGGATAATTTATTGCAAGATATTGTAGTATCTAGGCATATCTATGATGGAATATATAAAGATATTTTTGAATTAAGACCAGGAAGTTTTGGTACTTATTCATTAATTAACAGATCAATAAAAATTCAAAATTATTTCAAACAAACTGATCTAATTTCTTGCAAGGATTATGAAATGAGATCAAATTCTTCAAAAGAAGAAATAAAAGAAGAGTTATCAGAATTAATTAATAATGCTATTCATAAAAGAAAATGTGAAGAAGTAAAAAGTGGAATAATTTTATCTGGAGGAATTGATTCTTCAATAATTTCATATTATGGAAAAAAAAATAACTTTAATTCATTCCTTCATTTAGATAGCGTAGATAATTCTGAATTAAAAGATGCGCAAAATATCGCTAAAAAACTATCTGTAAAATTAAGTCATGATTATATTGACAAAGATAAGTTTTTTAAATTTTTAAAAAAAACAATTCAATCATGGGAATACCCACTAGTTCATAGTAATGGAGTTGGTATCTATCTTCTTGCAAAAATGGCAAAGGAAAATGGTATCAAAGTATTAATTGGAGGAGAAGGAGCAGATGAATTATTTGGTGGTTATTATTTTTATAAATCAGCATATTTATTATCAAAGTTACCTTTATTTAATAACAAATTAAATAATAAAATTTCTAAATTTTTAGATTTTTCTAAATTCAATATTCCCTTTAATTCAAATTCAATATCAAATAATTTTTCAAAAAAGCTAAATAATTATATGAATTGCTTATCTATCTTTAATGAATTTTTACCTTTTAATGAAGCTAAAGTTCAATCATTAATGCTAAGTGACTTGAATGATTATTTACAGCCACTTTTATCAAGAGCAGATCGACTGATGATGGCAAATGGTGTAGAACTAAGAATGCCATATCTAGATTTAGATTTAGCATCATTTGCTATAAATCTTCCTTTAAAGCATAAAATAAATTTAGTGAATAATAAAATAATACTTAAAGAAAAGTTCAAAAAAATATATCCAGATATAAAAATCAAAAAAAAGACTGGTTTTTCAATTGATTATTACAAAGAATGGTTTAGAGATTATTCAAATGAAGCATTTGAAATTGTTAATTCAAAATTCGATTGCAAATTTCTACTAGATTATTATAAGAACGAAGGAAGATATGACATTATTCTTAGAATCGCATCTTTAGCTTATTTAGTATGA
- the asnB gene encoding asparagine synthase (glutamine-hydrolyzing) — protein MCGIGLVKFYKQKPSTELLSECENIISSEQFNRGPNNSSFWISEDNMTMICHQRLSILDISENSNQPFENKDYIGSFNGEIYNYPELSKKNNLEFKSDTLYLKHNINKKNISYLFSKFDGPFAIILYEKSTKKITIARDPFGEKPLFYFKDKEFFIVASKVRTIVKILYKLECNFSLNKKNIINILKYGYDQNKNTPIKKILSLDKGELAADNNRNENLIKKHFNKANNKALIKENSDQITLLFRKFFESSIIEKLRSDVPLGIFLSGGLDSSLVAAAARKFYSNKIESYTIDFENNKESHFKRAQVISDKLGISSHKIIFTPEKALNAIKSLPYALTSPAIDPSEIPLLVLSEFASSKTPVCLSGDGADELFNGYIRYQRFQIIEFLRNAKFKNFIPIFKFFKPKSKLSRYFNSINSMSAGQSYLNMFYQWYDKNPLIEDKEQKTSKSDFYKDDPCLMDQDLYLPEIILRKSDSCTMQYSVESRLPFISKNLINLSYTIRKNYPKLKKKDIFLPLIEYYLGKDIFYQYMSLPKYGLTVPLEMIFNDPSIQNYFNNYFNYDVISKFNFLNHNLILKIWHDIKIKKDNSNLYGMWALFTFIQWQTNLDK, from the coding sequence TTATAAACAAAAACCATCAACTGAATTGCTAAGTGAATGCGAAAATATAATTTCTTCCGAGCAGTTTAATAGGGGTCCCAATAATAGTAGTTTCTGGATAAGTGAAGATAATATGACAATGATTTGTCACCAAAGATTATCAATTTTAGATATAAGTGAGAATTCAAATCAACCATTTGAGAATAAAGATTATATTGGAAGTTTTAATGGGGAAATTTATAATTATCCTGAACTATCTAAAAAAAATAATTTAGAATTCAAATCCGACACACTTTATTTAAAACATAATATTAATAAAAAAAATATTAGCTATCTTTTTTCAAAATTTGATGGACCTTTTGCAATTATTTTGTATGAAAAATCAACAAAAAAGATTACTATTGCAAGGGATCCTTTTGGTGAAAAACCTCTTTTTTATTTTAAAGATAAAGAATTTTTTATCGTTGCCAGTAAAGTAAGAACCATAGTAAAAATATTGTATAAACTAGAATGTAATTTTTCTTTAAATAAAAAAAATATAATAAATATCCTAAAATATGGATACGATCAAAATAAAAATACACCTATAAAAAAAATATTATCTTTAGATAAAGGAGAATTAGCAGCTGATAATAATAGGAATGAAAATTTAATTAAAAAACATTTTAATAAAGCAAATAATAAGGCTTTAATAAAAGAAAATTCTGATCAAATTACATTATTATTCAGGAAATTTTTTGAATCATCAATAATAGAAAAACTTAGATCTGACGTACCATTGGGTATATTTCTTTCAGGTGGACTAGACTCTTCATTAGTTGCTGCAGCAGCTAGAAAGTTTTATTCAAATAAAATTGAGAGTTACACTATTGATTTTGAAAATAATAAAGAATCACATTTTAAAAGAGCACAAGTCATATCTGATAAACTTGGAATAAGTAGCCATAAAATAATTTTCACTCCAGAAAAAGCTTTAAATGCAATAAAATCATTACCTTATGCCTTAACTAGTCCAGCGATAGATCCTTCGGAAATACCATTATTAGTACTATCAGAATTTGCATCTAGTAAGACACCAGTTTGTTTGTCTGGAGATGGAGCTGATGAATTATTTAATGGTTACATAAGATATCAGAGATTTCAAATTATAGAATTTTTAAGAAACGCAAAATTTAAAAATTTTATTCCTATCTTTAAATTTTTTAAACCCAAAAGCAAATTATCAAGGTATTTTAATAGTATTAATTCTATGTCTGCAGGTCAAAGTTATCTAAATATGTTTTATCAATGGTACGATAAAAATCCTTTGATAGAAGATAAAGAACAAAAAACAAGCAAAAGTGATTTTTATAAAGATGATCCATGTTTAATGGATCAAGATCTATATTTACCAGAGATTATTTTAAGAAAATCCGATAGTTGCACTATGCAATATAGCGTAGAATCTAGACTACCATTTATATCAAAAAATTTAATTAATCTTTCATATACTATTAGAAAAAATTACCCAAAATTAAAAAAGAAGGATATTTTTCTTCCTTTAATAGAATATTATCTTGGCAAAGATATTTTTTATCAATACATGTCTTTGCCAAAGTATGGTTTAACGGTACCTTTAGAAATGATATTTAATGATCCTTCTATTCAAAATTATTTCAATAATTATTTTAACTACGATGTAATTTCAAAATTTAATTTCCTCAATCATAATTTGATACTTAAAATATGGCATGACATAAAAATAAAAAAAGATAATTCTAATCTTTATGGAATGTGGGCATTATTTACATTCATTCAATGGCAAACAAACTTAGATAAATAA
- a CDS encoding polysaccharide biosynthesis/export family protein — MKFIQFLITLVPTYIFFVGNLSLNAYASQEEFSENFPTIEYLKTKSNEDYILGTGDVIEIKFSKEAPELNKLVSIDINGTIFLERINRIYISGLSISELTSLLNKKYADFLIDPNVEILVKKYRPIKVFVNGEVESPGIYMLSGFNGLVKPTINEFGNINNDPNFKNPYKINSSLSETSTYLSPTLFDAIQQAGGISLYSDITKIQITRIDTISNGKGKKIAIINFLEMLRDGNQAVNIPLYDGDTIYIPKSKNKASIELMKAINTNINPKYIRVFVSGRVKNSGLIAAPNNSTLNDALKLAGGSFLKGKIQFSRLMQGGGIDQRKFNARNGSIPGSYKNPYLKNGDIIYVGKGGFNIASEIIKEITEPFIGINATKNVLDSW, encoded by the coding sequence ATGAAATTTATACAATTTTTAATAACTTTAGTACCTACATATATTTTTTTTGTAGGAAACTTATCTTTAAATGCTTATGCTTCTCAAGAAGAATTTTCAGAAAATTTTCCTACAATAGAATATCTCAAAACAAAATCAAATGAAGACTACATTTTAGGAACTGGAGATGTCATTGAGATTAAGTTCTCCAAAGAAGCTCCTGAATTAAATAAATTAGTTTCGATAGATATAAATGGCACGATTTTTTTAGAGAGAATTAATAGAATTTATATTTCCGGATTATCTATCTCAGAACTTACAAGCCTATTAAACAAAAAATATGCAGACTTTCTTATTGATCCAAATGTAGAAATATTAGTAAAAAAATATAGACCAATTAAGGTATTTGTTAATGGAGAGGTAGAGAGTCCTGGAATTTATATGTTAAGTGGTTTTAATGGATTAGTTAAACCAACTATTAACGAGTTTGGGAATATAAATAATGATCCAAATTTTAAAAATCCTTATAAAATTAATTCAAGTTTATCAGAAACATCAACTTACTTATCACCCACATTATTTGATGCTATTCAACAAGCTGGGGGGATAAGTCTTTACTCTGACATAACAAAAATTCAAATCACTAGGATCGACACCATAAGTAATGGAAAAGGTAAAAAAATAGCTATTATTAATTTTCTTGAGATGCTTAGAGATGGAAACCAAGCAGTAAATATTCCTCTTTACGATGGAGATACGATTTATATACCTAAATCTAAAAATAAGGCCTCAATTGAATTAATGAAGGCTATCAATACTAATATAAATCCAAAATATATTAGAGTTTTTGTAAGTGGCAGAGTAAAAAATTCTGGTTTAATAGCTGCCCCAAATAATTCCACATTAAATGATGCATTAAAATTAGCTGGAGGTTCATTTTTGAAGGGGAAAATTCAATTCTCTAGATTAATGCAAGGCGGCGGAATTGATCAAAGAAAATTTAATGCTAGGAATGGAAGCATTCCAGGTTCTTATAAAAATCCTTATTTAAAAAATGGAGATATAATTTATGTTGGCAAAGGTGGATTTAATATTGCTTCTGAAATTATCAAGGAAATAACTGAACCATTTATAGGGATAAATGCAACTAAAAATGTTTTAGATAGTTGGTAA
- a CDS encoding Wzz/FepE/Etk N-terminal domain-containing protein: MLKQSLPSDNDNELDVLQSYFKFLSRNRYLLLKILAFSAFLSTIYSFLAQKIWQGEFQILLRDTSSSTVSKLLEVDPTILNLLGANEDKKLNTEVQILKSPSVLFENFNFVKESKISKGQQLERWRYADWLKSSVKVELIKGTSVLNLVYRDSDKDLILPVLQKISNSYQKYSGKDRINDLNNGVIYLKDQIKKYKFISEDSLSKAENFAINNDLLSPSSIGKNIDFAGQNSLNLGEENLDSPFKPTEFGASRVSAASSIRRYDEIIEKLQLLENDNDFYAFVKIVYPLKKNDFNYIDSELESLRNVYKENDFQITRLKKIKSNLIKNLRIEVPRYFGALKIKNQTIVAAAKRPQEILVKYQSLIRNANRDVKVYETLQSQLRVLELEKQKIKEPWNLITEPTLFPNPVEPIKKRIVFLGSFLGLLIGLLISYLKEKKGSIIFDQSELNELLPISNIINLSDLIKNNEETSIQFLVNNLYEKHENEKISFLFLGDLDNQKLSSFSERLNNKINKDIISSPNILDSKKQLNDLIIITSLGLIKKNDIELLLLKINLQGININSCILI; encoded by the coding sequence ATGCTTAAACAATCTCTTCCTAGTGATAATGATAATGAGCTAGATGTACTGCAAAGCTATTTCAAGTTTTTATCAAGGAATAGATACTTATTATTAAAAATATTAGCATTTTCTGCTTTTTTAAGCACGATTTATTCTTTTTTAGCTCAAAAGATATGGCAAGGTGAATTTCAGATCTTATTGAGAGATACTAGTTCATCGACTGTCTCGAAACTTTTAGAAGTAGATCCCACAATATTGAATCTTTTAGGAGCGAATGAAGATAAGAAACTTAATACTGAAGTTCAAATACTTAAAAGTCCATCTGTTTTATTTGAAAATTTTAATTTTGTAAAAGAAAGCAAGATTTCAAAGGGGCAACAATTAGAAAGATGGAGATATGCTGATTGGCTTAAAAGTAGTGTGAAAGTGGAATTAATTAAAGGAACTAGTGTTTTGAATTTAGTTTATCGAGATTCAGACAAAGATTTAATCTTACCAGTTTTGCAAAAGATTAGCAATTCTTATCAAAAATATTCAGGTAAAGATAGAATTAATGATTTAAATAATGGAGTTATATATCTAAAAGATCAAATTAAAAAGTATAAATTTATTAGCGAGGATTCTCTAAGTAAAGCTGAAAATTTTGCTATTAATAATGATCTTTTAAGTCCATCGAGTATTGGCAAAAACATAGATTTTGCTGGTCAAAATAGTTTGAACCTAGGGGAAGAGAATCTTGATTCTCCTTTTAAACCAACTGAATTTGGAGCCTCTCGTGTAAGTGCTGCATCATCTATTAGAAGATATGATGAAATTATAGAAAAACTTCAATTATTAGAAAATGATAATGATTTCTATGCGTTTGTCAAAATAGTATATCCCCTTAAAAAAAATGATTTTAATTATATTGATTCAGAGTTAGAAAGTTTGAGAAACGTTTATAAAGAAAATGATTTTCAAATTACTAGATTGAAAAAAATAAAGTCTAATTTGATTAAAAATCTAAGAATAGAAGTTCCACGCTATTTTGGAGCTCTCAAAATTAAAAATCAAACAATCGTTGCAGCTGCAAAAAGACCCCAAGAAATCCTTGTTAAATATCAAAGTCTGATCAGAAATGCTAATAGAGATGTTAAGGTTTATGAAACCTTACAAAGTCAGTTAAGAGTTTTAGAGTTAGAGAAGCAGAAAATAAAGGAGCCATGGAATTTAATTACAGAACCTACTTTATTTCCTAATCCTGTAGAACCAATTAAAAAAAGAATTGTTTTTTTAGGTAGTTTTTTAGGTTTATTAATTGGATTATTAATTTCTTATTTAAAGGAAAAGAAAGGAAGTATAATTTTCGATCAAAGTGAATTAAATGAACTTTTACCAATATCTAATATAATAAATTTATCCGATCTAATAAAAAACAATGAAGAGACAAGTATTCAATTTTTAGTAAATAATTTATATGAAAAACATGAAAATGAAAAAATTTCTTTTTTATTTTTGGGCGATTTGGATAATCAAAAATTGAGTAGTTTTTCAGAAAGGTTAAATAATAAAATAAATAAAGACATTATTTCCAGTCCTAATATATTAGATTCTAAAAAACAATTAAATGATTTAATCATAATAACTAGTTTGGGATTAATTAAAAAAAATGATATCGAATTATTGCTATTGAAAATAAATCTACAAGGTATTAATATTAACTCCTGTATTTTAATTTAA
- a CDS encoding cytidylyltransferase domain-containing protein, whose product MIKEKSLKHLAFIPARGGSKGVPGKNMRLIDGKPLLYLSLEWAVSTNGFSNIFVSTDCPITLEYALKRGALNSRIRPATKNFDLQTADELLKQCQLSGDLKLENYDYLWYLQPTSPLRKKIMYKKILSLIKKFKQPNSLISVTSVPKEYNSEWQFSLDNKGLLTLENSSIITRRQDLPKRCIRDGRFYIVKTDHVLQGGKLVSDKSIPIFLDEFKHVNVDSIEDWIEAKELCAEYYF is encoded by the coding sequence ATGATCAAAGAAAAAAGTTTAAAGCATCTAGCATTTATTCCAGCTAGGGGAGGTTCAAAGGGGGTACCAGGTAAGAATATGAGGCTTATTGATGGCAAGCCATTACTTTACTTAAGTTTAGAATGGGCAGTTTCAACAAATGGATTTTCTAATATATTTGTATCAACAGATTGTCCAATCACTTTGGAATATGCTCTAAAACGTGGAGCACTTAATAGCAGAATAAGACCAGCTACAAAAAATTTTGATTTACAAACTGCTGATGAATTATTAAAACAATGCCAACTTAGTGGCGATTTAAAACTAGAAAACTATGATTATCTTTGGTACCTACAGCCAACTTCACCTCTTAGAAAAAAAATAATGTATAAAAAGATTTTATCATTAATAAAAAAATTTAAACAACCTAATTCGCTTATTAGTGTTACTTCTGTACCAAAAGAGTATAATTCAGAATGGCAATTTTCATTGGATAATAAGGGTCTCTTAACTTTAGAAAATTCCTCTATAATTACAAGAAGACAAGATTTACCTAAAAGATGCATAAGAGATGGACGTTTTTATATAGTCAAAACAGATCACGTTTTGCAAGGAGGAAAATTAGTTAGTGATAAATCAATCCCTATTTTTCTGGATGAGTTTAAACATGTTAATGTTGACTCAATAGAAGATTGGATTGAAGCTAAAGAATTATGTGCGGAATATTATTTTTAA
- the asnB gene encoding asparagine synthase (glutamine-hydrolyzing), whose protein sequence is MCGILFLNSSQNLNSPEKSKFKRSIKLLDHRGPDNNDIFFTEKFALGHTRLSIIDLSNKSNQPFFSKNDKKYFAINGEIINYKILANKYNYNDEDYGSDSDLVFKLFTKYGFKNIINELEGMFAGIFIDCNKNESYIFRDRFGIKPLYYINSKNRFLASSEINSLLPFLDKVEIFKPVVKDFILDGNIDHSSNTFFNNIHQLRSGSYIKLELNSQKININKWYEPGFSCPASKLSFDDATENLEIILKEILEQNYISDVPLAINLSEGIDSTLLSFLSELTNQNPYAYSMKYGLEELDEYYKLQSINFNREFIEYDYLSFLEHAKDVIRHQGQPFTGMFTVAYSILYQTSKAAGYKVHLDGNGIDEIFLGYDKYLRKNSKTFNKSLSGEIYQNYDFYNKDLINSPNSLTIKNIISNLPSGISEKRKAAFIDLFYLKIPRVLRFNDCVSMQHSCELRVPFLDHRLLDFSNTLPTDYLISDTKGMGKLIIRNILKKHFGEKFSFSKKRYIQTNQTNLLLKEMNNLLRNTLLSDRFFSRNIVDPYKFKTHINRLNEKNLKNSYYLWRLLSYEWWCQQFID, encoded by the coding sequence ATGTGCGGAATATTATTTTTAAACTCAAGTCAAAACCTTAATTCTCCTGAAAAAAGTAAATTCAAAAGATCCATTAAGCTTTTAGATCATAGGGGACCAGATAATAATGATATTTTTTTTACAGAAAAATTTGCTTTAGGTCATACTAGATTAAGTATTATTGATTTATCAAATAAATCAAATCAACCATTTTTCAGTAAAAATGATAAAAAATATTTTGCAATAAATGGAGAGATTATTAATTATAAAATTCTAGCGAATAAATATAATTATAACGATGAAGATTATGGTTCTGACTCTGATTTAGTTTTCAAACTATTCACAAAGTATGGATTTAAAAATATAATTAATGAATTAGAAGGAATGTTTGCAGGAATTTTTATTGATTGTAATAAAAATGAAAGTTATATTTTTAGAGATAGATTTGGGATAAAACCTCTTTACTATATTAATTCAAAAAATAGGTTTTTAGCATCTAGTGAAATAAATTCACTTTTACCTTTTTTAGATAAGGTCGAAATTTTTAAACCAGTTGTAAAAGATTTCATATTAGATGGAAATATAGATCATTCTTCAAATACATTCTTTAATAACATACACCAATTAAGAAGTGGATCATATATTAAATTAGAACTAAATAGCCAAAAAATAAATATAAATAAATGGTATGAGCCAGGATTTTCTTGCCCAGCTTCCAAATTAAGTTTTGATGATGCAACTGAAAATTTAGAAATTATTCTTAAAGAAATACTGGAGCAAAATTATATTTCTGATGTACCTTTAGCTATTAATTTATCTGAAGGAATAGATTCTACCTTATTGTCATTTTTATCAGAATTAACAAATCAAAATCCATATGCATATTCTATGAAATATGGATTAGAAGAATTAGACGAATACTATAAATTACAGTCAATAAATTTTAATAGAGAATTTATAGAATATGATTATTTATCATTTTTAGAACATGCTAAAGATGTAATAAGACATCAAGGACAACCTTTCACAGGAATGTTTACAGTTGCATATTCAATTTTATATCAAACGTCTAAAGCTGCTGGATATAAAGTCCATCTAGATGGGAACGGGATAGATGAAATATTCCTAGGATATGATAAATATCTAAGAAAAAATTCGAAAACTTTTAACAAATCTTTGTCCGGAGAAATATATCAAAATTACGATTTCTATAATAAAGATCTTATTAACTCGCCTAATTCACTGACCATTAAAAACATAATATCAAATTTGCCTTCGGGAATTAGTGAAAAGAGGAAGGCAGCTTTTATTGATTTGTTTTATTTAAAAATTCCCCGAGTACTTAGATTTAATGATTGTGTATCTATGCAGCATTCTTGTGAATTAAGGGTCCCTTTTTTAGATCATAGATTACTTGATTTTTCAAATACTTTACCAACTGATTATTTAATAAGTGATACTAAAGGTATGGGTAAATTAATAATAAGAAATATCCTTAAAAAACATTTTGGGGAAAAGTTTTCTTTTTCTAAAAAAAGATACATCCAAACTAATCAAACGAATTTATTATTAAAAGAAATGAATAATTTATTAAGGAATACACTTTTAAGTGATAGATTCTTTTCAAGAAATATTGTGGATCCCTATAAATTTAAAACCCATATAAATAGGCTTAATGAAAAAAATTTAAAAAATTCATATTATTTATGGAGATTACTTTCATACGAATGGTGGTGTCAGCAATTCATCGATTAA
- a CDS encoding glycosyltransferase family 4 protein, protein MKKIVFLITRSDTIGGAQIHIKDICISLKKDKHIPYVIIGDSNGCYLEQLKNSGINVIICKNIKRNFNILNDLKAIIFFIQTVKRLRPNIISSHSFKAGLILKVSTFFIRKVPTIFTAHGWSFNDGIPFYKRFISLQIEKILCNRVSKVITVCNSDYKLALEKKVVKEKKLVNIYNGMPLGKYKVKNFKPHKTIRFISVARFEYQKDHKTLIESFSLTDKKNWELFLIGDGPNRKFIEQLVVKKGLKNKVKFLGSKNNVEKYLNKCDVFILCSLWEGFPRSILEAMRSSMPIIATDVGGCSESVINSYNGFLINPKEVYILKNYIDKFMDEFSLIKKFGTRSFKIFESKFTFQKMYNKTLKIYKKIES, encoded by the coding sequence ATGAAAAAAATAGTTTTTTTAATTACTAGGTCAGATACGATTGGAGGGGCACAAATTCATATTAAAGATATTTGTATTTCTTTAAAAAAAGACAAGCATATTCCTTATGTAATTATTGGAGATTCAAATGGGTGTTATCTTGAACAATTAAAAAACTCGGGTATAAATGTGATTATTTGCAAAAATATTAAGAGAAACTTTAATATCTTAAATGATTTGAAAGCAATAATATTTTTTATACAAACAGTCAAAAGATTAAGACCAAATATAATATCCTCTCATTCCTTTAAAGCAGGCTTAATATTAAAAGTCTCCACTTTTTTCATAAGAAAAGTTCCCACAATATTTACAGCACATGGATGGTCTTTTAATGATGGAATACCATTCTATAAAAGATTTATATCCCTTCAAATAGAAAAGATTCTTTGCAACAGAGTTTCGAAAGTGATCACAGTTTGTAATTCAGATTATAAATTGGCTTTAGAAAAAAAAGTTGTTAAGGAAAAAAAATTAGTAAATATATATAACGGGATGCCTCTTGGGAAATATAAAGTAAAAAATTTTAAACCTCATAAAACGATTAGATTCATATCTGTAGCGAGATTTGAATATCAAAAAGACCATAAAACACTTATAGAGAGTTTTAGCCTAACCGATAAAAAAAATTGGGAACTCTTTTTAATTGGTGACGGTCCAAATCGTAAATTCATTGAACAATTAGTAGTCAAAAAAGGTTTAAAAAATAAAGTTAAATTTCTAGGTTCAAAAAATAATGTAGAAAAATATTTAAACAAATGTGATGTATTTATACTCTGTTCATTATGGGAAGGTTTTCCAAGGAGTATTCTTGAAGCAATGAGATCATCAATGCCTATTATTGCTACTGATGTAGGAGGATGTTCAGAGAGTGTAATTAACTCTTATAACGGATTTTTAATTAATCCAAAAGAAGTTTATATATTAAAAAATTATATTGATAAATTTATGGATGAATTCTCTTTAATAAAAAAGTTTGGTACAAGAAGTTTCAAGATTTTCGAATCAAAATTTACATTTCAGAAAATGTACAATAAAACTTTAAAAATTTATAAAAAAATAGAAAGTTAA